The following is a genomic window from Methanobrevibacter sp..
CTCTTTTGAGTTCATCTCTCATCCATTTAGCTGCAAATTTAGAATCAACTTCTTTAACTACTTCTTCATATGCAATAGCTAAATCTAATTCGGAAGTTAATACTTTAGCGGACTCTTCATCTATGCCATATTCTTCAACAAATCTTTTTACTTTATTGTGGGGAGCTTCTGGCATAGTGTCCAATATTCTTTGAATGGTTTCATCAGAAATTTTCATCGGTGGCAAGTCTGGATCAGTAATAAATCTATAATCGTCTGCATCTTCTTTCATCCTCATACCGACAGTAATCATTTGGGACTCTAAGTATGCACGAGTTTCCTGTTTGACTTCAACACCTCTTTTCATAAGGTTTTTCTGTCTTACAAGTTCAAATTTCAATGCTTTGTAAGCACCTTTGATGGAGTTAACGTTTTTCATTTCTACCCGGTTTCCTCCGTTAATGGAGATGTTAACGTCAGCTCTCATTGTACCTTCACCACGTGCTCCTCCACTGTATTGAAGGACACGAATTAATTCTTTTAGGAAGTTTCTTGCTTCTTCAGGTGATTTTATATCAGGTTCTGTAACAATTTCCACCAATGGGATTCCTGAACGGTTGAAGTTAACAGTACCTCTGTCAGGTTTGAATTGGCCAGGGTCTTCTTCTGCGTGGATTTCTCTGATTCTTATGCCATTCAATTCTCCTTTAATTCCAATTGGAACAGATGTTCTCTGATAACCTGATGGCAAGTCAGGATAATCGTAATGTTTTCTCATAAAATAAATAACATCTT
Proteins encoded in this region:
- the gatB gene encoding Asp-tRNA(Asn)/Glu-tRNA(Gln) amidotransferase subunit GatB, with amino-acid sequence MMCGLEIHVQLETESKLFCDCPTNYQDAPINSNICPVCLNQPGAKPHPTNEKALENALMIALMLNCEIDQDVIYFMRKHYDYPDLPSGYQRTSVPIGIKGELNGIRIREIHAEEDPGQFKPDRGTVNFNRSGIPLVEIVTEPDIKSPEEARNFLKELIRVLQYSGGARGEGTMRADVNISINGGNRVEMKNVNSIKGAYKALKFELVRQKNLMKRGVEVKQETRAYLESQMITVGMRMKEDADDYRFITDPDLPPMKISDETIQRILDTMPEAPHNKVKRFVEEYGIDEESAKVLTSELDLAIAYEEVVKEVDSKFAAKWMRDELKRVLSYNKLDFADSGISVSDLVEYLKMIDAKEITAKAAHKIIEQMPNNDKSPKAIAEEMGLLGVVKDDEVLAAVKQAIDENPKAVDDYLAGQKASLNFLVGQVMRLTRGKADPAETVKLLKENIE